A single region of the Lacerta agilis isolate rLacAgi1 chromosome 9, rLacAgi1.pri, whole genome shotgun sequence genome encodes:
- the LOC117052711 gene encoding LOW QUALITY PROTEIN: cytochrome c oxidase subunit 7B, mitochondrial-like (The sequence of the model RefSeq protein was modified relative to this genomic sequence to represent the inferred CDS: deleted 2 bases in 1 codon), whose translation MFLSTGGELFFPLARGALGLAARGVRRTAARQVHHKHGPDFHDKYGNLILLGGSLFCVSIWSYVVTQTGIEWNLSPVGRITPKEWREK comes from the exons atgtttttgagtACCG GCGGagagttgttttttcctttggcgAGGGGAGCTCTGGGCCTCGCGGCTCGTGGCGTGAGGCGTACTGCGGCAAGACAAGTTCACCACAAACATGGACCTGATTTTCATGACAAATATGGCAACTTGATTTTACTTGGT GGCTCTCTGTTTTGTGTCTCTATTTGGAGCTATGTTGTAACACAAACAGGGATAGAGTGGAATTTGTCTCCTGTTGGTCGAATTACCCCAAAAGAATGGAGAGAGAAGTAG